One Lacipirellulaceae bacterium DNA window includes the following coding sequences:
- the rph gene encoding ribonuclease PH gives MPTRHYGRAENQLREWSIEPAPFGAAQGRVLIRAGKTTLLCTASIEEDVPPWMKGEGKGWITAEYNMLPSSVSPRKRRERAKVDGRTTEIQRLIGRSLRAAVDLNALGERSVTVDCEVLEADGGTRTAAITGGYVALAQALLSLDEFTSIEDSPIKESIVAVSVGIVDGQAVLDLDYHEDFAASVDMNVVMTGGGRFVELQGTGEEATFDANQLQSMISLAQTGTRGLSELQEQALAS, from the coding sequence ATGCCGACTCGCCATTATGGCCGTGCTGAGAATCAACTTCGCGAATGGTCGATTGAACCAGCCCCTTTTGGAGCCGCTCAAGGCCGTGTGCTGATTCGCGCTGGTAAGACAACGCTCCTATGCACGGCTAGCATTGAGGAGGACGTGCCTCCCTGGATGAAAGGGGAAGGAAAGGGCTGGATTACTGCCGAGTACAACATGCTGCCAAGCAGTGTCTCGCCGCGTAAGCGACGCGAGCGGGCAAAGGTTGATGGAAGAACGACCGAGATCCAACGACTGATAGGTCGTAGCTTACGTGCGGCGGTCGATCTGAACGCCCTAGGTGAGCGAAGCGTAACCGTGGACTGCGAAGTGCTGGAAGCCGACGGCGGAACTCGCACTGCGGCCATTACCGGGGGCTATGTGGCACTTGCTCAGGCGTTGCTGTCTTTGGATGAGTTCACCTCGATTGAGGACTCACCCATCAAGGAAAGCATCGTTGCAGTGAGTGTCGGGATAGTGGACGGCCAAGCTGTGCTCGATCTCGATTACCACGAAGACTTTGCCGCTTCGGTCGACATGAATGTCGTGATGACGGGGGGCGGTCGCTTTGTTGAGCTACAAGGCACAGGTGAAGAAGCGACATTCGATGCCAACCAGCTACAAAGCATGATTTCGCTGGCGCAAACAGGGACGCGTGGACTCAGTGAGTTGCAGGAGCAGGCGCTGGCTAGCTAG
- the argF gene encoding ornithine carbamoyltransferase — MRHLVTLKNVSTEHIQTIFALSADLKSKFQEGVREPLLPGRVMAMLFEKQSLRTRVSFQAGMAHLGGTSMMLGEDAGFGKRESIADFTHVLSAMVDVIVVRAKAHATVEAVAEHSACSVINGLTDYSHPCQALADLFTMREQFGTLEGAKLTWVGDANNVARSLAFACAKLGVDFAVACPANYAFSPEETTELQTMFNSSDFSCTDDPQAAVAGASAVYTDVWASMGQEAEQEQRIKDFADYQVNEQLMSSAPNEAVFMHCLPAKRGQEVTDAVMDSPSSVIVEQAANRMHVQKGVLAWLLGVQG, encoded by the coding sequence ATGCGACATTTAGTTACCCTGAAAAACGTTTCCACTGAGCATATCCAGACGATTTTTGCGCTCAGCGCGGACCTAAAGTCGAAGTTTCAGGAAGGGGTTCGCGAACCCTTGCTGCCGGGCCGTGTGATGGCGATGCTTTTCGAGAAGCAGTCGTTGCGGACGCGGGTCAGCTTCCAAGCGGGGATGGCCCATCTGGGCGGGACGAGCATGATGCTGGGGGAGGATGCTGGCTTTGGCAAACGCGAGAGTATCGCTGACTTTACGCACGTCTTGAGCGCCATGGTCGACGTAATCGTTGTCCGTGCGAAGGCGCATGCAACGGTCGAGGCGGTGGCTGAGCACTCCGCATGCTCGGTGATCAATGGGCTCACCGATTATTCCCACCCGTGCCAAGCGTTGGCCGACCTCTTCACGATGCGTGAACAATTCGGAACGCTTGAGGGAGCAAAACTGACCTGGGTGGGTGATGCGAATAACGTCGCCCGTAGTTTGGCTTTCGCCTGTGCGAAACTTGGGGTCGACTTCGCGGTCGCTTGCCCGGCGAATTATGCGTTTTCGCCTGAGGAAACTACCGAGCTGCAGACCATGTTCAACAGCTCAGATTTCTCTTGCACGGACGATCCTCAAGCAGCCGTGGCAGGTGCTTCTGCCGTGTACACGGATGTGTGGGCCAGCATGGGGCAGGAAGCGGAACAAGAACAACGGATTAAAGATTTTGCCGACTACCAAGTCAATGAACAACTCATGAGCAGCGCTCCTAACGAGGCGGTCTTCATGCACTGCCTGCCAGCTAAGCGTGGTCAAGAAGTGACCGATGCGGTGATGGACTCTCCGAGCAGCGTTATCGTCGAACAAGCAGCCAATCGAATGCATGTGCAAAAGGGCGTTTTGGCTTGGTTGCTGGGGGTCCAGGGCTGA
- a CDS encoding aspartate aminotransferase family protein gives MTAVAASDATGMSPETANLFDQYVVPNYRRFPVTLTRGEGSYVWDDQGKRYLDFFPGWGCNLLGHCPPKVVEAVQKQAAELIHVPNTWHIEAQGRWAKLLSDHSFGGKAFFCNSGAEANEAAIKLARLHTPAGKYKIITFEGGFHGRTFGAVSATAQPKYHEDIGPMAAGFVYAPFGDLERAAAKIDDETAAILVEPIQGEGGIRLPPEGFLQGLRDLADEHDLLLMFDEVQAGCGRTGEWFAYQNFGVTPDVMTLAKSLCGGVAGGAMLTTAEIAPSLRPGMHAATFGGNPLAAVAGIATLETIEQDGLLERAKTLGAQFEEKLSPLVEALPHVSELRVCGLMIGIELAVDATPVVQACMDRQLLINVTQGNVVRLLPAMTLTDELLNEGCEILADALQGFEV, from the coding sequence ATGACCGCCGTCGCCGCATCAGACGCCACGGGCATGTCGCCCGAGACTGCCAACCTGTTCGATCAGTATGTCGTACCGAACTATCGACGGTTTCCGGTGACGCTTACTCGCGGCGAAGGGTCGTATGTCTGGGATGATCAAGGCAAACGGTACCTCGATTTCTTCCCAGGCTGGGGCTGCAACCTATTGGGCCATTGCCCGCCTAAAGTGGTTGAGGCCGTACAAAAGCAAGCGGCTGAACTCATTCACGTGCCCAATACATGGCACATTGAAGCCCAGGGCCGATGGGCGAAACTGCTCAGCGACCACAGCTTCGGCGGCAAGGCTTTTTTCTGCAATTCAGGAGCGGAGGCTAACGAGGCGGCTATCAAACTCGCGCGGCTGCATACGCCAGCGGGGAAATACAAGATTATCACGTTCGAAGGTGGTTTTCATGGAAGGACCTTCGGCGCCGTCAGTGCCACGGCTCAGCCAAAGTATCACGAAGACATCGGTCCCATGGCGGCCGGTTTTGTTTATGCTCCGTTCGGCGACTTGGAGCGGGCGGCGGCGAAGATCGACGACGAAACGGCAGCCATTCTTGTCGAGCCGATCCAAGGCGAAGGCGGGATTCGACTTCCACCCGAAGGCTTCCTCCAAGGCCTACGTGACTTGGCCGACGAGCACGACTTGTTGTTGATGTTTGACGAAGTCCAAGCCGGCTGCGGCCGAACGGGCGAATGGTTTGCCTATCAGAATTTCGGCGTGACGCCCGACGTGATGACGCTGGCGAAGAGCTTGTGCGGCGGAGTTGCCGGGGGTGCGATGCTCACCACTGCGGAGATCGCGCCGAGTCTGCGACCCGGGATGCACGCGGCGACTTTCGGCGGCAATCCGTTGGCAGCCGTCGCAGGAATCGCCACGCTCGAAACGATCGAGCAGGACGGATTGCTGGAGCGAGCAAAAACTCTAGGTGCGCAGTTTGAAGAAAAGCTTTCTCCGCTCGTCGAAGCGCTACCCCATGTTTCCGAACTGCGTGTCTGTGGTCTGATGATCGGAATCGAGCTGGCCGTGGATGCCACTCCGGTTGTGCAGGCTTGTATGGATCGACAGCTGCTGATCAACGTCACCCAGGGCAATGTCGTACGGCTGCTTCCCGCGATGACGCTCACTGACGAGCTACTCAATGAGGGGTGTGAAATCTTGGCGGACGCATTGCAAGGGTTTGAAGTTTAA
- the argB gene encoding acetylglutamate kinase — protein MVETQQAAIEKADVLIEAMGWIRRFREKTTVIKLGGSVMEDPEALRHLLVDIVFMESVGMRPIVVHGGGAAISRAMEEAKIEPRFIQGRRYTDPETLAIVEKVLAGEINEHIAQRIEDFGGRAMPLNFVGETNNNVLYGEPLKLQGEAGEDVDLGFVGRVTKVDRDTLENLCYAGQVPVIPSMCETEDGQRLNVNADTAATAVAQSVGAEKLVFLSDVNGVRLDKDDPDSLVHSLTASQAEELIADGSIASGMIPKVEACLETLRKGVKKIHIIDGRVRHSLLLEIFTNLGVGTELVSEPA, from the coding sequence ATGGTCGAAACTCAACAAGCTGCCATCGAAAAAGCCGACGTCCTCATCGAAGCGATGGGGTGGATTCGCCGTTTTCGCGAGAAGACGACGGTCATCAAGCTAGGTGGTAGCGTCATGGAGGATCCCGAGGCGTTGCGGCACTTGCTCGTGGACATCGTTTTCATGGAATCGGTTGGCATGAGGCCGATCGTGGTTCACGGTGGCGGCGCTGCGATTAGCCGAGCGATGGAGGAAGCAAAGATCGAGCCGCGGTTCATCCAAGGGCGTCGTTACACGGATCCTGAAACGCTGGCAATCGTTGAGAAAGTGTTAGCCGGGGAGATTAACGAGCATATCGCACAGCGGATCGAAGATTTCGGCGGTCGCGCCATGCCGTTGAATTTCGTTGGCGAGACAAACAACAACGTCTTGTATGGCGAACCTTTAAAGCTGCAGGGTGAAGCAGGCGAGGACGTGGACCTGGGATTCGTCGGACGAGTGACCAAAGTAGATCGCGACACGCTTGAGAACCTCTGCTATGCCGGGCAAGTACCGGTGATTCCCTCAATGTGTGAGACCGAGGATGGGCAGCGGCTCAACGTCAACGCAGACACTGCAGCGACGGCTGTGGCCCAGTCGGTGGGAGCAGAGAAGCTGGTTTTCCTGAGTGACGTGAATGGCGTACGACTCGATAAGGACGATCCCGATTCGCTCGTCCACTCATTGACGGCCTCACAAGCAGAAGAGCTGATCGCCGATGGAAGCATCGCCTCGGGGATGATCCCGAAGGTCGAAGCCTGTCTGGAAACGCTTCGCAAGGGCGTCAAGAAGATTCACATCATTGATGGGCGTGTGCGACATTCCTTGCTACTGGAAATCTTCACGAATTTAGGCGTAGGAACCGAGCTTGTCTCTGAACCTGCCTAG
- a CDS encoding NTP transferase domain-containing protein, with translation MSPPARSEVDPVAVVLAAGKGTRMKSELPKVLVPVCQRPMIRYVVEALKQAGVQRIVVVVGYKQELVREELADVPALEFGVQDEQLGTGHAVMMCREQLAASHGPVIVVAGDSPMLQASSVEALITAYRQDNAACLIGTVSKDDPTGFGRIVRNSANEFVGIVEEKDATDEQRAINEVNVSTYLFHAPDLLHSLDQLSDDNAQSEYYITDCPGILLKEGKSVDALPVLQPCEALSINSMEDLAEVEKTMQTGSV, from the coding sequence ATGTCTCCTCCCGCTCGCTCAGAAGTTGACCCCGTTGCCGTTGTCCTTGCCGCCGGCAAGGGGACTCGCATGAAGTCAGAGCTTCCCAAGGTGCTGGTTCCGGTCTGTCAGCGACCGATGATCCGCTACGTCGTCGAGGCACTAAAGCAAGCTGGAGTTCAGCGGATCGTGGTCGTCGTGGGCTATAAGCAGGAGTTGGTACGCGAGGAATTGGCCGACGTGCCAGCCCTGGAGTTCGGAGTCCAAGACGAGCAGTTAGGTACCGGTCACGCCGTGATGATGTGCCGCGAACAGTTGGCCGCTTCCCACGGTCCTGTCATTGTGGTTGCTGGCGACTCGCCGATGCTGCAGGCAAGTTCCGTGGAGGCCTTAATTACGGCCTACCGCCAGGACAACGCCGCTTGCCTCATTGGGACAGTCAGCAAAGACGATCCGACCGGGTTTGGTCGCATTGTGCGAAACTCAGCGAACGAGTTCGTCGGCATCGTCGAAGAGAAGGATGCCACTGACGAGCAGCGCGCAATTAACGAAGTGAACGTCAGCACTTACTTATTCCATGCCCCCGATCTGCTGCACTCCCTCGACCAGCTCTCCGACGACAACGCCCAAAGCGAATACTACATTACTGACTGCCCTGGGATCCTTCTCAAGGAAGGAAAGTCCGTCGACGCCTTGCCAGTCCTCCAACCCTGCGAGGCCCTAAGCATCAACAGCATGGAAGACCTCGCCGAGGTCGAGAAAACCATGCAAACAGGAAGTGTTTGA
- a CDS encoding ribose-phosphate pyrophosphokinase: MTDFKLISGNANLALSQRIAEYLGVPLSKISLSSFPDGEISCKIEEDVRGRDVYLLQPTCPPVNDNIMQLLVMIDSCKRASAERVTAVLPYFGYARQDRKDEGRVPITAKLIANMITRAGADRVLTMDLHAAQIQGFFDVPVDHLYAAPVLNEHFLNLGLPKEDIVIVSPDEGSIKRALGHAKRIGGPVAIVDKRRTSAEETVQENIIGGPVDGKIVLMFDDMISTAGSICGAAKIIRERGAKEIHVATTHAVLCGPAVERLRDADLASIVCTDSIPLREDQILPQTKVLTVAPLLGEAIKRIHRNESVSRLFQ; encoded by the coding sequence ATGACCGACTTCAAACTTATCAGCGGAAACGCCAATCTGGCTCTGAGTCAACGCATCGCGGAGTACTTGGGCGTCCCGCTAAGCAAGATCTCGCTCAGCTCGTTTCCTGACGGCGAAATCTCCTGCAAGATCGAGGAGGACGTTCGCGGGCGTGACGTCTACCTCCTTCAGCCGACTTGTCCGCCGGTCAACGACAACATCATGCAGCTGCTGGTGATGATCGACAGTTGCAAACGGGCCAGTGCGGAACGTGTGACAGCCGTCTTGCCCTACTTCGGCTATGCCCGCCAAGACCGCAAGGATGAAGGCCGCGTCCCCATTACGGCGAAGCTGATTGCCAACATGATCACCCGCGCGGGGGCCGATCGCGTGCTGACGATGGACCTTCACGCCGCCCAGATTCAGGGTTTTTTCGACGTGCCGGTCGATCACCTCTATGCTGCTCCAGTGCTGAACGAACACTTTCTCAACCTTGGGTTACCCAAAGAAGACATCGTGATCGTTAGCCCCGATGAGGGCAGCATCAAGCGGGCTCTCGGCCACGCCAAACGGATCGGCGGCCCCGTGGCGATTGTGGATAAGCGTCGCACCAGCGCTGAGGAAACGGTGCAAGAGAACATCATTGGCGGCCCAGTTGACGGAAAGATCGTGCTCATGTTCGACGACATGATTAGCACGGCGGGCTCGATTTGCGGTGCGGCAAAAATCATTCGAGAACGTGGTGCCAAGGAAATCCACGTTGCCACCACCCACGCCGTCCTCTGCGGCCCGGCGGTCGAGCGGCTTCGTGACGCAGACCTTGCGAGCATCGTCTGTACGGATTCGATCCCCCTCCGCGAGGACCAGATCCTCCCCCAGACAAAAGTCCTCACCGTCGCCCCGCTATTGGGCGAAGCTATCAAGCGGATTCACCGGAATGAATCCGTAAGCCGGTTATTCCAGTAA
- a CDS encoding 50S ribosomal protein L25: protein MAETIEVKKREKTGKLHNRRLRVEGLVPAVLYGHGEDPEHLIVPADQLRATLRHNAQVVQLKGASDGQALLQDIQWDVFQQHILHVDLLRVVKGERITVTVPVHTHGTAPGENDGGIIDQVLHEVEIETAPAFIPEHLTAELNELQLHDGVYVKDLQGLPDEADFLTDKEELVVHCVEPAAPVEEEEAVGAAAAEPEVIGESDKEEEASEG, encoded by the coding sequence ATGGCCGAGACCATCGAAGTCAAAAAGCGAGAAAAGACTGGCAAGCTGCACAACCGCCGCTTGCGTGTTGAAGGGCTCGTCCCAGCAGTGCTTTACGGCCATGGCGAAGACCCCGAGCACTTGATCGTCCCCGCCGACCAGCTCCGTGCAACGCTCCGGCACAATGCCCAGGTGGTGCAGTTGAAGGGAGCCTCCGATGGCCAAGCCCTGTTGCAAGACATCCAGTGGGACGTCTTCCAGCAGCACATCTTGCACGTCGATCTCCTGCGGGTCGTTAAAGGCGAACGCATCACGGTCACGGTTCCCGTCCACACGCACGGGACGGCACCGGGTGAGAACGATGGCGGCATCATCGATCAGGTCTTGCACGAGGTTGAGATTGAAACTGCTCCCGCGTTCATTCCTGAGCACCTGACGGCAGAGCTCAATGAGCTTCAGTTGCATGACGGTGTCTATGTGAAAGACTTGCAGGGCTTACCCGACGAAGCCGATTTTCTCACCGATAAGGAAGAGTTGGTGGTTCACTGCGTCGAGCCAGCCGCACCTGTCGAAGAAGAAGAGGCCGTCGGTGCCGCAGCGGCTGAGCCAGAAGTCATTGGCGAGAGCGACAAGGAAGAAGAAGCCAGCGAGGGCTAA
- the pth gene encoding aminoacyl-tRNA hydrolase, translating to MKLVVGLGNPGRKYTGTRHNIGWEVLARLAEATTAQPAGNKFEGELREAIVDGEKLLILAPHTYMNLSGRSVKQAMSFYKLENEELLVVCDDFNIPVGELRMRTSGRDGGQKGLADIAAQLKSTDYARLRVGIGPVPEGWAAPDFVLGKFAKKEQEEIEIQTRRAADAIQLWIAEGPTAAMNRYNGKQK from the coding sequence ATGAAGCTGGTCGTCGGCCTTGGGAACCCGGGGCGAAAGTACACGGGAACCCGCCATAACATAGGTTGGGAAGTTCTGGCTCGGCTTGCCGAAGCCACGACTGCTCAGCCGGCAGGAAATAAGTTTGAAGGTGAACTGAGGGAAGCGATTGTCGACGGCGAGAAGTTGTTGATTCTTGCCCCTCATACTTATATGAATCTCAGTGGCCGTAGCGTGAAACAGGCCATGAGCTTCTATAAGCTAGAGAATGAAGAGTTGCTGGTCGTCTGCGACGACTTCAACATCCCTGTTGGAGAGTTGCGAATGCGTACCAGCGGACGTGATGGTGGTCAAAAGGGTTTGGCTGACATCGCGGCCCAACTGAAATCAACCGATTATGCCCGCCTTCGGGTAGGGATCGGTCCGGTGCCTGAAGGCTGGGCCGCCCCTGATTTCGTGTTGGGAAAGTTTGCCAAGAAAGAGCAAGAAGAAATCGAAATACAAACGCGTCGAGCCGCCGACGCCATCCAACTTTGGATCGCCGAAGGCCCCACCGCCGCGATGAATCGCTACAACGGAAAACAAAAATAG
- the rpsF gene encoding 30S ribosomal protein S6, with protein sequence MADKTATYEGLFIFDANRYARDRDALAKEVEAAITEAGGKVEVSRLWEERRLAYPINGQRKGAYWLIYFELPTQKVGELTRVCELNDSILRQLFVRLPDALVEPILEHVRGGGEPTIASEEGEPAEAAAAE encoded by the coding sequence TTGGCTGACAAGACAGCAACTTACGAAGGCCTATTCATTTTCGACGCCAATCGCTACGCGCGTGATCGCGACGCTCTGGCCAAGGAAGTCGAGGCAGCAATCACCGAGGCTGGCGGCAAGGTCGAGGTCAGCCGTCTGTGGGAAGAGCGTCGCCTCGCGTATCCCATCAACGGACAACGCAAAGGCGCCTACTGGCTCATCTACTTCGAGCTTCCCACGCAGAAGGTGGGCGAACTCACTCGCGTGTGTGAACTGAACGACTCGATCCTTCGCCAACTGTTCGTGCGACTACCAGATGCACTGGTTGAACCCATCCTTGAGCATGTTCGCGGTGGTGGTGAGCCTACCATTGCCAGCGAAGAAGGCGAGCCGGCCGAAGCGGCTGCCGCCGAGTAA
- the ssb gene encoding single-stranded DNA-binding protein — MASFNRVVLVGNLTRDPELRHIPSGMAVSDIGLAVNDRVKRNNEWVDETTFVDITLWGRTAEVCNEYLSKGSPVLIEGRLKLDTWEKDGQKRSKLKVIGERMQMLGGRDGGGGGRSRGSSQSTSSGDSYDSYGSNDSYDAPPARSAPPEDDIPF, encoded by the coding sequence ATGGCAAGTTTTAATCGTGTGGTGTTGGTGGGCAATCTCACTCGCGACCCCGAACTGCGACACATCCCCAGCGGAATGGCCGTCTCGGATATCGGTCTTGCCGTGAACGACCGAGTGAAGCGAAATAACGAGTGGGTCGACGAGACGACCTTCGTAGACATCACCCTTTGGGGGCGTACTGCGGAAGTTTGCAATGAGTATCTCAGCAAAGGCTCGCCGGTTCTCATCGAAGGCCGTCTCAAACTTGATACCTGGGAAAAAGACGGCCAGAAGCGAAGTAAGCTGAAAGTCATCGGCGAGCGGATGCAGATGCTCGGCGGACGCGATGGTGGTGGCGGAGGTCGCAGTCGCGGCAGCTCCCAAAGTACTTCCTCGGGCGACTCCTACGATAGCTACGGGAGCAACGACAGCTACGATGCTCCGCCCGCCCGTTCAGCACCCCCTGAAGATGACATTCCGTTCTAG
- the rplI gene encoding 50S ribosomal protein L9: MTSQTKKKKRRLPKGIKRLPKGDHGGIELLLIHRVESLGEQGDVVQVRPGYANNYLLPQGLATLASDHHKRMVEKHKAKLQAIEKARQADLRKQAAEIAKQSITIEANATEDGHLYGSVGAPEIVAALKKSDISLNADQIRLEGPLKELGLYTVKFRLASEVEGELKVWVVPQVGADD; encoded by the coding sequence ATGACCTCACAAACCAAAAAGAAAAAACGTCGTCTCCCGAAAGGCATCAAGCGGCTTCCTAAGGGTGATCATGGCGGTATCGAATTGTTGCTGATCCACCGAGTGGAGAGCCTAGGCGAGCAGGGCGACGTTGTTCAAGTTCGTCCTGGCTACGCGAACAACTATTTGCTTCCGCAAGGCTTGGCTACCTTAGCGAGCGACCATCACAAGCGGATGGTTGAGAAGCACAAGGCCAAGCTGCAAGCGATCGAAAAGGCCCGCCAAGCCGACCTTCGCAAGCAAGCTGCGGAAATTGCGAAGCAGAGCATTACGATTGAGGCCAACGCGACCGAAGACGGACACCTCTACGGAAGCGTTGGAGCTCCAGAGATTGTCGCAGCCCTCAAGAAGAGCGATATTTCCCTCAACGCCGATCAGATTCGCCTGGAAGGCCCGCTCAAGGAACTCGGCCTCTATACCGTCAAGTTCCGCCTAGCAAGCGAGGTCGAAGGCGAACTCAAGGTTTGGGTGGTACCACAAGTCGGTGCAGACGACTGA
- the dnaB gene encoding replicative DNA helicase, whose amino-acid sequence MASSNGYNGNGRQQQPAASPIDRQLPADLDAERAVLGSILLLPEVFDEVALVIRPLDFYDDANRRIYEHLVAMHDDGQRIDPMLLVDRLRKADIYEAVGGAAYLAEVGKQVPTAAHAEYYARIVADKSVLRSLIHASTDILHEAYDPSVETRQQLAKAEEKVFAILEDRGAGQVNAISDVLQESLDRLDARMDQHHAFGGVETGFDDFDQLTGGLQNSELIILAARPSMGKTALAMNMTEHAVMQGNIPTLFVSLEMAALELGDRLLCGIAEVNGNRLRNGTISTEERRQLVEAAAKVSQAPLFIDDSPSRTMTEISANARRLKRRHGLGLIVIDYLQLIEPDNARDPRQEQVSKIARRLKGLARELDVPVLCLAQLNRQVESTRDNKPQLSHLRESGAIEQDADVVMFVHRDEYYQTNEEDREAVRGEADLLIRKQRSGPTGDVKLTWVHEFTRFRNFSHKAYAEFQDFGTPPEASF is encoded by the coding sequence ATGGCATCCTCAAATGGCTATAACGGCAATGGTCGTCAGCAACAGCCAGCCGCCTCGCCAATCGACCGTCAGCTCCCTGCTGATTTAGACGCGGAACGGGCCGTCCTAGGCAGTATCCTGTTGCTGCCCGAAGTCTTCGACGAAGTCGCTCTCGTCATTCGCCCACTGGATTTCTACGACGATGCGAATCGGCGAATCTATGAGCACCTCGTCGCCATGCACGATGACGGGCAACGGATCGACCCCATGCTGCTGGTCGATCGCCTTCGCAAGGCAGACATCTATGAAGCGGTTGGCGGAGCCGCTTATCTGGCTGAGGTCGGCAAGCAAGTTCCCACGGCAGCCCACGCGGAATACTACGCACGGATCGTCGCTGATAAGTCCGTGCTGCGTTCGCTCATTCACGCCAGCACGGACATTCTCCACGAAGCCTACGATCCGTCCGTTGAGACTCGCCAGCAACTCGCGAAAGCGGAAGAAAAAGTCTTCGCAATACTTGAAGACCGCGGGGCAGGGCAGGTCAACGCGATTTCCGACGTGCTGCAAGAGTCGCTTGATCGGCTCGATGCGCGGATGGATCAGCACCACGCGTTTGGCGGAGTCGAAACCGGATTCGACGATTTCGATCAACTCACCGGTGGGTTACAGAACTCGGAACTCATCATCCTGGCCGCACGCCCCAGTATGGGGAAAACGGCACTCGCGATGAATATGACCGAGCATGCCGTGATGCAAGGCAACATTCCCACACTGTTCGTCAGCTTGGAAATGGCCGCCCTCGAACTGGGCGACCGGCTTCTTTGCGGCATTGCTGAAGTGAATGGTAACCGCCTCCGCAACGGAACGATCAGCACCGAGGAGCGTCGGCAACTGGTGGAAGCTGCCGCCAAAGTGAGCCAAGCCCCACTATTCATCGACGATTCACCCAGCCGCACCATGACGGAAATCAGCGCGAACGCCCGCCGGCTTAAGCGGCGTCACGGCCTGGGGCTAATCGTCATCGATTACCTACAACTCATTGAGCCTGACAACGCCCGCGATCCGAGACAAGAGCAAGTCTCGAAGATCGCCCGGCGCTTGAAGGGCCTAGCCCGCGAGCTTGACGTGCCGGTACTTTGCCTTGCCCAACTCAACCGCCAAGTCGAATCCACCCGCGACAACAAGCCTCAGTTGAGTCACCTCCGCGAGTCGGGAGCCATTGAGCAAGACGCCGATGTCGTGATGTTCGTCCACCGCGACGAGTATTATCAAACCAATGAAGAAGATCGCGAGGCGGTCCGCGGTGAAGCCGACCTTCTCATTCGCAAGCAACGAAGCGGCCCAACCGGCGACGTGAAACTCACCTGGGTCCACGAATTCACCCGCTTCCGCAACTTCTCGCACAAGGCCTATGCGGAGTTTCAGGACTTTGGCACACCGCCCGAGGCTAGTTTTTGA